In Bacillus sp. DX3.1, the following proteins share a genomic window:
- a CDS encoding DinB family protein has product MTHHALNLYDYHVWANKTIFDRLKELPRDIYHKEIQSVFPSVSKTVSHIYLTDYCWLNILSGKSMKEALAFTDHLKEQTETKSIEGIETMFFDLSEQYTSFFNQQEDLEKTLVLDNPYAGLRETSFSEVVLHVVNHGTYHRGNITAMLHQMGHASVMTDYGLFWYAR; this is encoded by the coding sequence ATGACGCATCATGCATTAAACCTGTATGACTACCACGTATGGGCGAATAAAACAATTTTTGATCGGTTAAAAGAACTTCCACGGGACATTTACCATAAGGAAATTCAAAGCGTGTTTCCATCCGTATCAAAGACAGTTTCGCACATTTACCTTACCGATTACTGTTGGTTAAACATTCTTTCTGGTAAAAGCATGAAGGAAGCATTGGCATTTACAGATCATTTGAAAGAACAGACTGAAACGAAAAGTATCGAGGGAATTGAAACGATGTTTTTCGACTTATCTGAGCAGTATACATCGTTTTTCAATCAACAAGAAGATTTGGAAAAGACGCTAGTGCTTGATAATCCATATGCTGGGCTACGGGAAACTAGTTTTTCTGAAGTGGTCCTACACGTTGTGAATCATGGAACATATCACCGTGGCAATATTACGGCCATGTTGCATCAAATGGGCCACGCCTCTGTTATGACAGATTATGGTCTTTTTTGGTATGCAAGATAA
- a CDS encoding OFA family MFS transporter, producing MKHSSVNPWLVVLGTIIVQMGLGTIYTWSLFNQPLVSKFGWNLNSVAITFSITSFSLAFSTLFASKLQEKWGIRKLIMIAGLALGIGLMLSSQVSSLPMLYVLAGVVVGYADGTAYITSLSNLIKWFPERKGLIAGISVSAYGMGSLIFKYINAKFIDSVGVSQAFLYWGLIVAVMIVIGACFIHKAAEQDTVHETKSHDYTTREMLRTKEVYLLFIMLFTSCMSGLYLISMVKDIGVQLVGLSAATAANAVAMVAIFNTVGRIILGPLSDKIGRLKIVSATFVVIAISVFVLSFVDLNYGIYFVCVASVAFCFGGNITIFPAIVGDFFGLKNHSKNYGIVYQGFGFGALAGSFIGAFLGGFKPTFIVIGALCVVSFIIAILIRPPNRQQEKQKIYRGAA from the coding sequence ATGAAACATTCATCTGTTAATCCATGGCTTGTTGTCCTCGGTACAATCATTGTACAAATGGGTCTTGGAACGATATATACATGGAGCTTATTTAATCAACCTTTAGTAAGTAAATTTGGCTGGAATCTTAACTCTGTTGCTATAACCTTCTCGATCACTAGTTTTTCTTTAGCATTTTCAACTTTGTTTGCGAGTAAATTACAAGAAAAATGGGGAATTCGCAAACTCATTATGATAGCCGGATTAGCCTTAGGAATTGGCTTGATGCTTAGTTCGCAAGTTTCCTCATTACCAATGCTTTATGTACTAGCAGGAGTTGTTGTAGGTTACGCAGATGGTACAGCCTATATTACTTCACTGTCCAATTTAATAAAGTGGTTTCCAGAGCGTAAAGGTTTAATTGCTGGTATATCTGTCTCCGCATATGGCATGGGTAGCCTAATTTTTAAATACATTAACGCAAAGTTCATTGATTCAGTTGGTGTATCACAAGCGTTTTTATATTGGGGCTTAATTGTTGCAGTTATGATAGTAATAGGCGCTTGTTTTATCCATAAAGCCGCTGAACAAGATACAGTTCATGAAACAAAAAGTCATGACTATACAACAAGAGAAATGCTACGCACAAAAGAAGTTTATCTGTTATTTATTATGTTATTTACATCATGTATGAGTGGCTTATACTTAATTAGCATGGTAAAAGATATCGGTGTTCAACTCGTAGGGCTTAGCGCCGCAACAGCAGCTAATGCTGTCGCTATGGTTGCGATCTTTAATACGGTTGGCCGAATTATTTTGGGACCGTTGTCAGATAAAATCGGTCGTTTAAAAATTGTTTCCGCAACGTTTGTCGTTATAGCTATATCTGTTTTTGTTCTTAGTTTTGTGGACTTAAATTATGGTATCTATTTTGTATGTGTAGCAAGCGTTGCTTTTTGTTTTGGTGGAAATATCACCATTTTTCCAGCTATTGTTGGTGATTTCTTTGGTCTAAAAAATCATAGTAAAAACTACGGAATCGTATATCAAGGTTTTGGTTTTGGAGCACTCGCAGGTTCCTTTATTGGTGCATTTCTAGGTGGATTTAAGCCAACTTTTATTGTAATTGGCGCATTGTGTGTTGTATCATTTATCATCGCTATTTTGATTCGACCACCTAATCGGCAACAGGAAAAGCAAAAGATTTATCGCGGAGCAGCGTGA
- a CDS encoding DUF4021 domain-containing protein, which translates to MNNPYSRKEGKIDNKNKNLYKSDDVIDLDADEQAMNGLYGMPETELEDSDHHEKETSKK; encoded by the coding sequence ATGAATAATCCATACTCAAGAAAAGAAGGAAAAATTGATAATAAGAATAAAAACCTGTATAAAAGTGATGATGTTATTGACCTGGATGCAGATGAACAAGCAATGAACGGATTGTACGGAATGCCAGAAACTGAGCTGGAAGATAGTGATCATCACGAAAAAGAGACTTCAAAAAAATAA
- a CDS encoding serine hydrolase domain-containing protein, which produces MDKYAELISWVEDIKEWNHSSAAALFILKDNEVVLEHYSGNHSNTIDSSPITASSQFHVASARKSYLGLAIAYALYEGKIKHLDDYAADYFEDYDKDILGKTTIRHLVTHSHGLNTKENGTMYREFEPGQGWAYRGINVLMMTQLINKLYSKNFPELLKERVFTPAGFKETAWRTKEHENLVQVVMNPNEEAVSHVGKLDDGTETNLFVSAREFAYWGNLHLNKGYINGNQIVPKKVIEIATQVQCPHYKNTDLPQNGLFWFVQNTPALQSEIGERVPKGSYQILGVTGPTILVIPEYNVVIAKMYNKRYNYGGNNYLQYLREFSNLVADTFAQ; this is translated from the coding sequence ATGGATAAATACGCGGAATTAATTTCATGGGTTGAAGATATAAAAGAATGGAATCATAGCTCTGCCGCAGCACTATTTATTCTAAAAGATAATGAAGTTGTACTAGAACACTATAGCGGAAATCATTCTAATACGATCGATAGCTCTCCAATTACAGCATCGTCACAGTTTCATGTCGCTTCTGCAAGAAAAAGTTATTTAGGGCTCGCAATCGCCTATGCACTTTATGAAGGAAAAATAAAGCACCTTGATGATTATGCAGCGGATTACTTCGAAGATTATGATAAGGACATACTCGGTAAAACAACCATAAGACATTTAGTAACACATTCACATGGTTTAAACACGAAAGAGAATGGAACAATGTATCGAGAATTCGAACCTGGACAAGGATGGGCATACAGAGGCATCAATGTATTAATGATGACACAGCTCATAAATAAGCTATATAGCAAAAACTTTCCAGAGTTACTAAAAGAACGAGTTTTTACACCTGCGGGATTTAAGGAAACTGCTTGGCGAACAAAAGAACATGAGAATTTGGTTCAAGTGGTTATGAATCCCAATGAGGAAGCAGTTTCTCATGTAGGGAAACTAGATGACGGAACAGAGACGAACCTTTTTGTCTCTGCAAGAGAATTTGCTTATTGGGGTAATCTACATTTGAATAAAGGATATATCAATGGAAATCAAATCGTACCGAAAAAAGTTATTGAAATTGCAACACAAGTTCAATGTCCTCATTATAAAAATACAGATTTACCACAAAACGGATTATTTTGGTTTGTTCAAAATACACCAGCATTACAAAGTGAAATAGGTGAACGAGTTCCAAAAGGATCTTATCAAATATTAGGTGTGACAGGGCCAACGATTTTAGTTATTCCTGAATATAATGTCGTTATCGCAAAGATGTATAACAAAAGATATAACTATGGCGGAAACAACTATCTTCAATATTTAAGAGAATTTAGCAATTTAGTGGCTGATACATTTGCTCAATAA
- the speD gene encoding adenosylmethionine decarboxylase — translation MKLTPEQRIQLHGFNNLTKSLSFNMYDICYTKTKEEREAYIEYIDEQYNADRLTKILQNVSDIIGAHVLNIAKQDYIPQGASVTILVSEGPIVEVPTESFTESPGPLPDSVVMQLDKSHITVHTYPEFHPNEGISTFRADIDVSTCGEISPLKALNYLIHSFDTDIMTIDYRVRGFTRDITGHKLFIDHEINSIQNYIPENVKSLYDMIDVNVYQEHIFHTKCKLKEFDLNNYLFGYTKEKLTAKEQEEITRKLTTETDEIFYGKNMNPGPIE, via the coding sequence ATGAAACTAACACCAGAGCAACGTATTCAATTGCATGGATTTAATAATCTCACAAAATCATTAAGTTTTAATATGTATGACATTTGTTACACAAAAACAAAAGAAGAACGGGAAGCTTATATAGAATACATAGATGAACAATACAACGCAGACAGATTAACAAAGATTTTACAAAATGTATCTGACATTATAGGTGCACATGTATTAAACATCGCCAAACAGGATTATATTCCACAAGGAGCAAGCGTAACTATATTGGTTTCAGAAGGTCCAATCGTAGAAGTTCCGACTGAGTCATTCACTGAATCACCTGGACCGCTTCCTGATTCAGTTGTCATGCAGCTAGATAAAAGTCATATTACGGTCCATACGTATCCGGAATTTCATCCAAATGAGGGTATCAGTACTTTTAGAGCGGATATTGATGTATCTACATGCGGGGAAATCTCACCGCTTAAAGCGCTAAATTATCTTATTCATTCATTCGATACAGATATTATGACAATTGATTACCGTGTTCGTGGGTTTACAAGAGATATAACAGGGCATAAATTATTTATCGATCACGAGATAAATTCTATCCAAAATTACATTCCAGAAAACGTAAAAAGTTTGTATGACATGATTGATGTCAATGTATATCAAGAACATATTTTTCATACAAAATGTAAACTAAAAGAATTTGATTTAAACAACTATCTATTTGGTTATACAAAAGAAAAATTAACCGCAAAAGAACAAGAAGAAATTACAAGGAAATTAACAACGGAAACGGATGAAATATTTTATGGAAAAAACATGAATCCTGGTCCAATAGAATGA
- a CDS encoding SagB family peptide dehydrogenase, translating to MSLDTFLHNLHFNTEKVTPPNWEADWDDKPFSYKLYRGLPTIPLCPEIPLTLENLEASQKPDLREIGHFLWYVFGLTQCCQLTMSSDFIEQEIAFIQSYRRFAPSGGGLYPNELYMYLKIDHLPTGVYHYDVAHHRLVLLREGNFDSYLARSLGDRCDTSVCFGLVFVSTMFWKNFFKYNNFSYRLQGLDAGVLIGQLQEVAKRFDFTSGVYFQFLDRAINHLLGLSAQEESAYAIIPLSVKHTTTWFHNGDDAMNKDISATELCQELPNIHHDHYVRSRKITEYPMLIQMNEASLFESTQSFQKIRRKQNMNCDGQAMVLAKGEKVSYDFAAACRKRYSPEMDFVNEKINRKQVTNLLHETMASFAYQNDLDETHKELTDCVSLNVCLSGVEGIPDGAYSYDSANHMLRQIFLGDHRLSLQNGMTMHNVNLFQVPICLHVLGDKDHLKTTLGYRGYRIQQMAAGILVQKLLLVASSMGLGGHPLLGFDANLCDEIYRADSQGKTSLIQIPIGFYRPRSWLKGSLHS from the coding sequence ATGAGTTTAGATACATTTTTGCATAATTTACATTTCAATACAGAGAAAGTTACACCACCAAATTGGGAAGCTGATTGGGACGACAAGCCCTTTTCTTATAAATTATATCGTGGTTTACCTACCATTCCGTTATGCCCAGAAATACCATTAACACTTGAAAATTTAGAAGCATCCCAAAAGCCAGATCTTCGCGAAATCGGTCATTTTCTTTGGTATGTATTTGGTCTTACTCAATGTTGTCAATTAACCATGTCCTCCGATTTTATTGAACAAGAAATAGCTTTCATACAGTCGTATCGGCGATTTGCTCCTTCGGGCGGAGGTTTATATCCCAATGAATTATATATGTATTTAAAGATAGATCATTTACCTACTGGAGTATATCACTATGATGTAGCACATCACCGTTTAGTGTTACTTAGAGAAGGGAATTTTGATTCATATCTAGCTCGTTCTCTTGGCGATCGCTGTGATACATCCGTTTGTTTTGGTCTGGTTTTTGTATCAACAATGTTTTGGAAAAATTTCTTTAAATACAATAATTTTTCTTACCGCCTGCAAGGATTAGATGCAGGCGTGTTAATCGGACAATTGCAAGAAGTAGCAAAGCGATTTGATTTCACATCAGGCGTATATTTCCAATTCCTTGACCGGGCTATTAATCACTTACTTGGCTTATCTGCACAAGAGGAAAGTGCGTATGCAATTATCCCACTATCAGTAAAACACACAACAACATGGTTTCATAATGGGGATGATGCAATGAATAAGGATATCTCTGCTACTGAATTATGCCAAGAATTACCAAATATTCATCATGACCATTATGTTCGGTCACGAAAAATCACAGAATATCCGATGCTCATTCAAATGAATGAAGCATCTCTATTTGAATCAACGCAATCGTTTCAAAAAATAAGAAGAAAACAGAACATGAATTGTGATGGTCAGGCGATGGTTCTAGCCAAGGGTGAGAAAGTGTCATATGATTTCGCAGCAGCGTGCCGAAAACGATATTCACCAGAAATGGATTTTGTTAACGAAAAGATAAATCGAAAACAAGTAACGAACTTGCTACATGAGACGATGGCTTCTTTTGCCTATCAAAATGATCTAGATGAAACACATAAAGAACTTACAGATTGTGTTTCCTTAAATGTCTGTTTGTCTGGTGTTGAAGGTATTCCAGATGGAGCTTATTCTTATGACAGCGCAAATCATATGCTACGGCAAATATTTCTTGGGGATCATCGACTTTCACTGCAAAATGGGATGACAATGCACAATGTAAATCTATTCCAAGTGCCGATTTGTCTCCATGTGTTAGGGGATAAGGATCATCTCAAAACAACACTTGGTTATAGAGGATATCGCATTCAACAGATGGCGGCAGGGATACTTGTACAAAAGTTATTATTGGTAGCTTCTAGCATGGGACTAGGAGGACACCCGCTTCTTGGATTCGATGCAAACTTGTGTGATGAAATCTACAGGGCCGATTCACAAGGAAAAACGAGTCTCATCCAAATTCCAATCGGTTTCTATCGACCGCGCTCTTGGTTGAAAGGAAGTTTACACAGCTAG
- a CDS encoding TOMM precursor leader peptide-binding protein — protein MSAVVIVGEGLLADYVYKELSSQYKVNQYTDFEKLIPKETDLVLVLHDNWNPSIHKQAETIQIPWLRAFVSFGEALIGPFVRPGIPGCSQCADNRRILAGNDSKEMWNIQQILAYKQEIQRDISASNNGLLQMMHHLVKEVHCIMQGDGSLLEEHMLFVNLKTLKSSYHFFLPHPLCPVCSSLPKDSAALAEISLQPNKKLHMNTFRCRSMSELSTVLVKDYLDYQTGFLNDKAYDMTPPFADVSVNLPFPFGDEGTAGRTHSYEESELTAILEGLERYCGLEPRGKQTVIHDTFYNLADQALNPLDVGIHAKEKYMQPNFPFKLFHPDRPMNWVWGYSFLQERPILVPELLAYYSLNSEGFVYETSNGCALGGSLEEAIFHGMLEVIERDSFLLTWYAQLPLPRLDLSSIHDEELQLMIHRVKAVAGYDLHIFNSTMEHGIPSVWVIAKNRKEHGMNLLCASGAHLDPIRAIKSAVYELAGMMLTLDPKFEKHKEKYKKMLSDPYLVKQMDDHSMLYGLQEAEERFQFLFDDTRPLRTFNEEFKERVKHTDLTDDLKDMLEVLHRRNLDVIVVNQTTSEIARNGLHCVKVLIPGMLPMTFGYQLTRLTGLKRVLKVPMELGYTKQPLSFDDLNPHPHPFP, from the coding sequence TTGAGCGCTGTTGTTATTGTGGGCGAGGGATTGTTGGCAGATTACGTGTATAAAGAACTATCCTCACAATATAAAGTCAATCAATATACCGATTTTGAAAAACTAATACCAAAAGAAACAGATTTAGTTCTCGTATTACATGATAATTGGAATCCTTCTATTCATAAACAAGCAGAAACCATTCAGATTCCTTGGTTACGAGCTTTTGTTTCATTTGGGGAAGCCCTTATCGGCCCTTTTGTACGTCCAGGTATACCAGGGTGTTCTCAATGTGCAGATAATCGGCGCATATTAGCAGGAAATGATTCAAAAGAAATGTGGAACATACAACAAATCCTAGCATACAAACAAGAAATACAACGTGACATTTCGGCATCGAATAACGGTTTATTACAGATGATGCATCACCTTGTAAAAGAAGTTCATTGTATCATGCAAGGTGACGGCAGTCTGTTAGAAGAACATATGCTTTTCGTTAACCTAAAAACATTAAAAAGTTCTTATCATTTCTTCCTTCCTCATCCGCTTTGTCCCGTTTGTAGCTCATTACCAAAAGATTCTGCTGCACTAGCTGAAATTTCATTGCAGCCAAATAAGAAGCTTCATATGAACACTTTTCGCTGTCGTTCCATGTCTGAACTGAGTACAGTGTTAGTCAAAGATTACTTAGATTATCAAACTGGTTTTTTAAACGATAAGGCATATGATATGACACCACCTTTTGCGGATGTAAGTGTAAATCTTCCATTTCCCTTTGGAGATGAAGGAACAGCAGGACGAACCCACTCTTATGAGGAAAGTGAGTTAACTGCTATTTTAGAAGGATTAGAGAGATACTGCGGTCTCGAACCTCGCGGAAAACAAACTGTTATTCATGACACCTTTTATAACTTAGCTGATCAAGCACTTAATCCTCTTGACGTAGGTATACACGCAAAAGAAAAATATATGCAGCCTAATTTCCCATTCAAATTATTTCACCCAGATCGTCCAATGAACTGGGTTTGGGGCTATTCATTTTTACAAGAGCGCCCGATTTTGGTTCCAGAACTTCTTGCTTATTACAGCTTAAATAGTGAAGGGTTTGTTTATGAAACTTCTAATGGTTGTGCACTAGGTGGCAGCTTAGAAGAAGCCATTTTTCACGGCATGCTAGAAGTAATTGAACGTGATTCGTTTTTGTTAACCTGGTATGCACAGCTTCCTCTACCGCGTCTTGATCTTTCTTCTATTCACGATGAAGAATTACAATTAATGATTCATCGTGTGAAAGCAGTAGCAGGTTATGATTTACACATTTTCAACTCGACGATGGAGCATGGAATTCCAAGCGTTTGGGTTATAGCGAAAAACAGAAAAGAACACGGTATGAATCTTCTTTGTGCTTCAGGAGCTCATCTAGATCCAATTCGTGCGATTAAGAGTGCTGTTTATGAATTGGCGGGAATGATGTTAACACTTGATCCGAAATTTGAGAAACATAAAGAGAAATATAAGAAAATGCTCTCCGATCCGTACTTAGTAAAACAAATGGATGATCATTCGATGTTATACGGTTTACAGGAAGCAGAGGAGCGTTTCCAGTTTTTATTCGATGATACACGTCCACTTCGAACGTTTAATGAAGAATTTAAAGAGCGAGTCAAACATACGGACTTAACTGATGACTTAAAAGATATGCTTGAAGTACTTCACAGACGAAATCTTGACGTCATTGTTGTCAATCAAACAACGTCAGAAATTGCTCGTAATGGATTACACTGTGTGAAAGTACTAATTCCAGGGATGCTACCAATGACATTTGGATACCAACTTACTCGTTTAACCGGGTTAAAAAGAGTCTTGAAAGTGCCCATGGAGCTTGGGTATACAAAACAGCCATTATCATTTGATGATCTTAACCCACATCCACATCCATTTCCATAA